Within Hypomesus transpacificus isolate Combined female unplaced genomic scaffold, fHypTra1 scaffold_186, whole genome shotgun sequence, the genomic segment TATCTAACTCACCCAGTAAAAGTAGCTAGTTCAAGCTAGGCTAGCTTTAGCTATATAGGATTTAAGCTGTAccattagctaggctagctagctaacaatatGCAGTGCGCACAGGGCCTTGTGTTCGTGAACTTCTGCTAGAGGTGTGTTACATATCAAACAGTTGGCATTTCCCAGATTTAAAGTGTTGCCATCGACAGTCAAATGAAAAGTAAATAATGTACTAAGATGTGTTCATGTTGCCTCCAGTAGCTACTGTAGCTTACTATGTACGTCATCACTGAGATTACATTTTTGCCCACATGGTGGCGTAACTGAATACAGGGAAGGACTTTTTTAGATTAAGGTAGAGTAAAACAGAGGCTAACATGGTTTGATGGACTTATTAAACACATTCTTATTCTTCTTATCAGCTTGGCCAGTGGACAGTGGTTCATTATCCCACAGTCTGCCCAGAGCCCATGTAAGTCATTTAAATAGCTTCAATAACCCAAAAATACAAGGCTGTAACATTGTCAGCCTGTActagtcctgtgtgtgtttatttatgtgtatgtgtgtgttcatgtgtacgcttgtgtgtgaatgtgtgtgtcaatCCAAAGCTGTCCTAAGGGTCCATACCAAGCATGGTTTCCAAAGAGTGCTCCTCCCTTTTCTGTTCAGACGCTGACAGACGTACCATGGAGGAATAGGACTATAAGAATGAGAATTCACCTGGATCTTCCTCACAGAACAGTGAACAGACATGTGTCGAAAAGAATGGTGCTTCCTCTGCTCTTTGGCAGTTCTGTCCCTGAGTTCTGcctctggctctgcctctgGCTGTGAAGTGCTGGGTAAGTTCAACATGCAGAGGTTATTCAAGCCAGGAGACATAACGATCGGGGGCATTTTTCCCGTGTCCAACAAACAGGAGCAGAGCAACATCTCCTACATGGTAAAGCCTCCTGACGTCAGctgtgtggggtgagtctggtCTTATTCACGTCCAGATTGTCGTCCAGACGTTTACGTGTTTGATGTTTAGTTTATAGTTGTGTATGGATTCCTCAGTTCTCAGTAAAAAACTACTTTTTAATGCAATTACTTTTATTTCTGATAATCATGGCTGTTCACTCgtcatttttttttctgtcagtAAAAGTGAGCTTTCATATCTAAAATCTATGATCAACTTTTCAAACAATTTCTTTTTGAAGGTTTGATCTGCGTGCCTTCCGCTGGACCCAGGTAATGATCTTCGCAATTGAAGAAATCAACGAGGACAACCTCCTGCTGCCCAACATATCCCTGGGTTACAGGCAAGCTCATTTCACACCATTCATTATTGTATTCAATCAGCAGACTGCTTAAATCCAAAAGCGATGCACAGGCAGGGATTAGAGCCTGCAAccccttgatctgcagtcaaatgctctgagCACTATGCTCTACCCATGCCCCTTAATCTggagtcaaatgctctaaccactatgCTCTACCCATGCCCCCGTACAGGATCCTTGACTCCTGTGCGTCTCCCACCAACGTCCTGCGCGCGGCTGTGACTTTGGTCAGCCGGTCAGAGGACCCTGGTGCCCTGTGCCCTCCTGTGGCTGCTCTCATCGCAGAATCCGGCTCCTCTCAGTCGCTGGCTGTGGCCTCCACTCTGGGCCCCTTCAGGGTGCCCACGGTGAGAAGTGTCAGGTGTCGCTACGACAGGAACACAGCTGAGACAGAGGCACGTCTGGTGTCTCTGTCTCAGCTCAAGTCCCGTAGATGACTCTGTAAAATGATCATTCTGTGTTCTGTGATCGTCTGTAAAGATGTTCTGAGTTTGTATTTCATGTATTTCTTTGTCCTTTCAGCAGGTCATTGCTGGTTATTTCTCAAACTCGTATATCCAAGCACTGAGATATTACTGGAATGTGTTCTGTGTCAAATGATTTCCCTATGTCATTGTTTTGGATAAAGTCTGTTCAATTTCACACTTGATTTTGAGAAACCACAATAGAACGAATGCAAATGCAACTCAGCTGGTTAAGATGAGAGTGAGGGTCACATGAAAGTAATCAACCATTTGTTGATAGTGTATTGAGTATACTATACTGAGCATGTGTAGATCATCCACAGATTTACTTTTCAAAGAAAGTGCTATCCTCGCTGGGctcatctctctcatctctcatctcatgtctctcctTGTCATGATGGCAGGTCAGTTACTTCTCCACCTGTGCCTGTCTGAGTGACAGGGAAAAGTACCCCACGTTTTTCCGCACGATCCCCAGTGACTTCTACCAAGCCAAGGCTCTCGCTGCCCTGGTCCGCCGGTTCGGCTGGACCTGGATTGGTGCGCTCCATTCAGACAACGACTATGGCCGGAACGGCGTCCTGGCGTTCACCAAGGAGGTGCAGAAGCAAGGcgtgtgcatcgcatttgtgggGACGGTGTTACGGACGTACACCAGGGCCAGGATCCTGGACGTGGTGGACACCATCAAGCAGTCCATGGTCAAAGTCATTCTGGCGTTCGTTCCAGAGGGCGACCTGTACCCCCTCATGCAGGAGGTGGTCCTGCAGAACATCACAGGGATCCAGTGGATCGCCAGCGAGGCCTGGATCACCGCTGCGCGGCCCTCCACCCCGGAGATCTACCGATCCTTCGGGGGGACGATCGGCTTTGTGGTGCGCAAGGCAGCCATTCCCAGGTTCGAACCGTTCCTCCGGGGCATCAGTCCGTACGTGGACTCCAGCGCCGGTTTTATCAGGGACTTCTGGGAGATCATGGCGGGGTGTCGGCCGCTGGCGCCAGGGAAGGTCCAGGCGGCTGGTGCCGGGGCCAGGGACGTAAAGTGGTGCAGCGGAACGGAAACCCTAGCAGGTTCCAGCAACGTGTTCTTCAACGTGTCACAGCTGAGGGTGGCATACAACGTCTACAACGCCGTGTACGCCATCGCACACGCCCTCCATAACCTCATATTTTGCCAGGCGTACGGGGAAAGCCCGGTGATAccttgtgtgaatgtgtctcaGATTCAGCCCAAACAGGTGAGGACATCCACAAACAGAAGTGCTGTATTTACATGAATGATTCAGACAGTTAGGGATACAGTTGAGCTACACCACCTCATTTaagtaaaaatatataattataatttttattttgtgtcattttcaGAAGCACCACATGACTCGTGTGTTTTTAAACTCTGGCTGTACAGGTCAGTGACCAGCTGCAGAAGGTGAAACTCACCAACCCATTTGGGGAAGCCGTGTTTTTCGATAAGAACGGGGACCCGCCCCCCTCCTATGACATCATCAACTGGCAGCTGACGGAGGGGCAGGTGGATCATGTGACTGTGGGTCACTTTGGCTCCGCGTCCGATGGGAGCTACAAGCTCAGCATCCAGGAAGAAGACATCGTCTGGGGAACAGGTCACATGGTACTGTGCATTTATTTTTGGTTTCGTTCATTTTTGTACttttgtattaatttagcaaaaTTGTTTATTCAAAACTAAGCACATATTGTGCATTTAGAAGGGCAGTTATGCTGTATACAGAacaaaatcaaggatcagatgTACATGCTGTAGttccaggggcggttttaggcctCCCGGGCAGCCTCCCGGGGCGCAACAAAGTTAGGGACGGCATTTTCTGCCAAGATGGCCCCCTCTGCTGTGCAAAAAAAGTGTGCGGCTGTGTTCGTGCCACTCGCTCCTTCGTCCCGGGGGAGGGggtctcagctaccagacacagtgtaaagtaacatctcagctaccacacacagtgtaaagtaacatctcagctaccacacacagtgtaaagtaacatctcagctaccacacacagtgtaaagtaacatctcagctaccagacacagtgtaaagtaacatctcagctaccacacacagtgtaaagtaacatctcagctaccagacatagtgtaaagtaacatctcagctaccagacacagtgtaaagtatcATCTCAggtaccaggcacagtgtaaagtaacatctcagctaccagacatactgtaaagtagcatctcagctaccagacacagtgtaaagtaaccacatcttagGTACCAGACACAGTTCGACAATTACAGTAACTCACATATCACTTCCTACTACCTGTCAAACTGATTCTAATTGCCCTTCAATATAAATACCCTGTTCTTTCTAGATTCCAACAGCAGCATGTTCTGCCGTTTGCCCCCCGGGGACCAGGAAGGCTCAGGTTAAAGGCCGGCCTGTCTGCTGCTTTGACTGCATCCCCTGTCCTGAAGGAACTATAGCCAACTCCACAGGTACCAAGCATACACAGTACAGTATACATTACGGTGTTGCCCTATATGGTACAGTATGCATTACAGTGCACTATACAGGTACTGCATATGTTAGTGTTGCACTATACAGGTACTGTATATGTTAGTGTTGCACTCTACAGGTACTGCATATGTTAGTGTTGCACTATACAGTGAGAAACCTATCTGACTCTACTGTGTGAAAAACAAAATCATAGTATATAAAggattaatttagcagatgcattTATTCAAGGCAACGCACAGTACAGGGGAGATTTGAacttaaccactgagctacaccttcCCCCCCAAATGTATAATCTGATGGACGCAAAGAGTCTAGAGGTAATTTGTAATATATATTTCCTACCATGAACCTGTTTTTGTCGGAAAGTGTATGTGTtacttgtgtgtgttcctcaggtgCTGTAGACTGCGACCCCTGTCCTCGGGAGTATTGGTCCAACAAGAGGAGGGATAACTGCATTCAGAAAACCATTGAGTTTTTATCCTACAGCGAACCAATGGGAATAGCTCTTACTGTGATCTCCCTGCTAGGTGCTTGTCTGTCATTGGCCACAATGTCAGTTTACATCCACTACAGAGACACGCCTGTGATAAAGGCAAGTAACTTTGAGCTGAGCTCCCtgctcttgttttctctcttcatGTGCTTCCTCTGCCCTCTGCCCTTCCTGGGCAAGCCCACCACCCTCACCTGCATGCTGCGCCACACGGCTTTTGGAGTGACCTTTGCCCTGTGTATATCCTGCATTCTGGGCAAGACCATAATTGTGGTGACTGCGTTCAGAGCGACCCTGCCCGGCAGCAACATGGCGGGGAAGTTTGGCCCAGCCCAGCAGAGAGTCATCGTATGTTCATGCACGTTCGTCCAGATATTCATCTGTGTCCTCTGGCTTAATCTCAACCCGCCTTTCGCTGACAAGGTTTTCCGATACAGCAATAAAAAGATTGTTCTGGAGTGTAATCCTGGTTCGGAGGTTGCGTTCTATGCTGTGTTGGGGTACATAGGCTTTCTGGCTGGAACATGCTTGGTCCTGGCTTTCCTGGCCCGAAAGCTGCCTGATAACTTCAATGAAGCCAAGTTCATCACCTTCAGCATGTTGATTTtctgtgctgtctggatcacCTTTATCCCATCTTATGTCAGCTCTCCTGGGAAGGTGACCGTAGCGGTAGAGATCTTTGCCATCCTGTCTTCTGCATTTGGgttgttgatttgcattttTGCGCCAAAGTGTTACATTATTTTCATGAAACCAGAGCACAATACTAAGAAACATGTGATGCGTAAAAACCCTCCAAGGAAAGTAATTTACAGCTCAAAATAGATCGTACAGCCTCAGTCTGTATGGTCATGTAGGCTGATCTACGTTACAGTGTTACGACTTCATGTGCTGCTTTTGGTGTCAGTTTGCTTTTAGTCTTGTTCATTACCATGCTGACTGTAATAAATCACTCATAACTTCACTGTTTGGTTTAACTTTTATTTGCTGACGTTCTATGTGTGGTAGACAGAtgaaaatgtccaatgataATGGACAACAGAaatggctatatttgattggcttagatggttttgggagcagtgttcccgcttttttctacggagacacaaatcttttttgcaagttacaaaacttttttgcaagtacacaaatcttgccttcttctacggagacacacaacttttttttgcaagtacacaaatcattttctacagagacacaaatctttttttgcaagtacacaaatcttttttgaaagttacaaatcgtttttacagagctcgctctcctggcactaatttcatgccataggtatacatccgcgcaaaaatatcaaggtgaaagtcatcatagcttgcatagtatagacccagctcccaacccaatttggagaatagattaacggcgatatttttttAATCGCCCTATAATTCTCAcattaacgcagcacgttaacgccgataacggcccaccacccAATATAATATAATTCAATATTTCATATTTACACATATTGTTAATATATTGTCtagttgctagctagctaaaactGCGAAATGGCTAGCCGCAGTCAGATGTTTTCAGTGATAACACCCTGTAGCCTAATGTCAGTTGTGTTTGTCCTTTAGTAATCTGAAAATGTAAGGACACCCCATGCcattttttgtctttgtttttctccCCATATTTGAAAAATATAATTTTTACAAATTCAACAATCGGTTGATATTTCCCGTCATCACAACGTTCATGTAATGTACCTTTATTAAATCATCACCCCCTCTGTGTTCATAAATCATTTAGTTAGAAAGGGTTAAGAGATGCTGACTGTTCAGAGTCTGTTCCTGACGCACAACCCAGGGTGTCACCAAACAGTAATTACAGACAATGACGAAAGCCAGGGGTATAAAACCGCTCTCCTCCCAGCGCCAGGTCACTTCCAACCAGACCAGTCTGGGAAGACAGAATATCTTCTGTTCCCAGTGTGCATCACAGGTACCACCTGCCACCTACTAGGGGtctacaccacaacacaactgagTGTGCATCACATCTACACCACAACACACCTGTGTGCATCACAGGTACCACCAGCCAGGATGCCTCTGTTGCCGTggtgtctcctcctgtcctccatctctgcctcaCCTCTTCCAGGCAGCACCACCCAGCCCTCGACCCCACCACCCTGCTCCACCCACGGGGCGTTCCAGCTGCCGGGCTTCCAGGCTGCTGGACACTTTATGATCGGGGGGATTTTCCCCCTCCACTACCGGGTGGAGCTGCCCATCACAAACTACACCTCCGTGCCCAAGAAGGCCCTGTGCCATGGGTGAGACCATCTGGACTGTTAGGATCAAGATCCTTTTGTgttctttgtttttctttcatggTGGGAGTTGTCTTTCAGAAAGACttaatcctgtgtgtgtgttctttcccATGCTCTGACAAGAGGCCTTTACAGTGAGATCATGTTTCTGTAGATTACCGGTAATGTCAACGTCTCTAACAAGTGTCGCCTTGTTAGATCTGTGAGGACACAGTGTGCCCAACAGACTGAGATGTGGAAATGCTGGGGTTCAAATACTATAGGAAGAGTGGTTCTGGTCCGGGTCCTATTGATAACATATTGTCGTTAGTGTGTGGAATGCTGTGGGGAAAGTGAGGATGGTCTGGTCATATTGTTAATGTGTTGAAGCTGTCAGGCGACGTGTTTTGATTTCCTGGCGTGAACCATGTGCTGGTTGCTCTGGTTACACcttcatccctctatccctcttttCTGACTGTTGTTTCAACATACTGTTTAAAGTCAGTGAAAGATATTTTACTCTCATTGGCAGATAAAAAGCTTGTCATTCTGGGCAATTAAATTCTTATGACAagtcttaccaaccgtctctggaggaggggatccctctctgaattgctcctcccaaggtttcttccattttttctcccggtgggagtttttctgggagtttttccttgtcttccttgagggttaaggttggttgaggggcagttctatgggcgcatgtgaagccctctgtgacatgcttgcgtgtaaaaagggctatacaaataaatttgatttgatttgatttgacagcCACATAGTATGCATTCAAATACATGAAAGAGAAAATGTCAATTCAAAACACTGGGCAAAGCAGCAATATTACTGAAAACAGCAAGGAATGTAGCTCCGGCAATAAAAAGTACCAAAAGCAACATAGCGTTAAAACACTGGTTATGTGTACCGGGAGATGTGTgtaaatattatattattatatttatatgTTTCATTTTATAAATGTAAAGTGTTAGAGTGCTGATGTTCCTTGAGTAGAGAGGTTGCTGGTTAGAAGCCTGAAAGCTTGAGGGGAGAAACATTGAGTGTGATAGTCCGTGGCCAGATGCATTTAATCTCTGTTggctcatctgtgtgtgtgtctgtatatgtgtgtctgtatgtatgtcggtatctgtgtgtgtgtgtgttcgcctgCATGTGAGCAGGTTTGACCCGAGAGCGTTCCGCTGGGCTCAGACCCTGAGGCTGGCCGTGGAGCAGATCAACCAGAACCAGGAGTTTCTGCCCAACCACACGCTGGGGTACAAGATTTTTGACTCGTGTGCCACGCCCATCACGGCCCTCAGGGCGGCTCTGTCTTCGCTGAACGGACCAGGGGAGGAGAACAGCCCCCTGTGTTCTGGTACCGGACGTCTGGTGGCGCTGGTCGGGGAGTCTGGTTCTTCACAGTCCATCGTCGTGTCCAGAACTCTGCAGCCGTTCAGAATCCCCATGGTGAGTTCTGGTTGGTGAACAGGAGTGTGTAGATACGTTTTACTTCCTGTAAATGTCAGACATTATCAGTTTGTATTTAGTGTTTAGTTCCTGGAGAATGTTCCTGCTCTTTAAAGGGGATTTGACTTCCTGGCCAGTGTTGTCACGTTTACTTGAGGAAGTGCCTAAAAGTATCTTTAGTTTTGACAAAGAGATTATGACACTTTGAGGAGTTTGCCTTACGAACAGGCACTCATTCATTATTCATTTACCCAACATCCATGTGTTTCTGCCCTTCAGATAAGCTActtctccacctgctcctgcCTCAGCAACAGGAAGGAGTTCCCAACCTTCTTCCGCGTGGTTCCCAACGACGACTACCAGGTGAAGGCCCTGGCTCGCCTGCTGCAGCAGTTTGGCTGGCGGTGGATCGGGGTGGTCCTGGAGGACCACGACTACGGGCGCTTCGCCCTGCAGGGCCTGCGGAGGGAGATCCAGGGCACTGACGTCTGCCTGGCCTACAGCGAGATGATCCCCAAAGATTACAGCCGTGAGCGGGTGCTGCAGATCCTGGAGGTGATGCGGACTTCCTCGGCACGTGTAGTGGTGGTGTTCTCGGGCGAGGGGGAGTTGTACCCCTTCCTACAGGAGTTTGAGAAGCAGAAGATCCCGGGGCTCCAGTGGGTGGCCAGCGAGGCGTGGGTCAGCGCCAAGGTTCTGGCGGAGGCCTTCCCCTTCCTGGATGGGACGGTGGGCTTTGCGGTCCGCGAGGGGAGGGTCCCAGGGCTTGGGGAGTTTGTGCGGAAGGTGAACCCCCAGAcatacccctccaaccccttggtgagggagctctggggagagctgtaTGGCTGTgaccccttcccttccctgctcccctccaccacccctctgcccccctccactgcccctctgcccctctgcacAGGTAAGGAGGTTCTCCTGGAGCAACAGTCTGCCTACATGGACTTTTCTGGGCCCAGAGTGTCGTATAACGTGTACAAGGCTGTGTACGCCATCGCCCACTCTCTCCACAACCTCCTCAGCTGCCAGCCTGGTGCAGGGCCCTTCCTCAACCAGTCCTGTGCTCTCAGCAGCAACATTGACCCCTGGCAGGTATCTGTGAGAAAACTACACATATGAAGTCAACGCTCTGCCGATGTGAAACAGTTCCTGGTTTAAAAACGATTTGGGTTTTTATATGTATGCCCTGGACAGTGTAAAGTACTACAAAACTAGTAATACAACAATTTCTGTGTTGTATTACATGTTACATTACCCTTGTAATGTAAGCATTGTGAAAGCATGTTGAAATGCTTTTTGGTAAAAAGTGGTTCTCCTATGATTCTTCTGGATTTTGTGGGACTTCCTCAAATGATCAAagtgatacacaaacacagccaatcACCTCACACTAACCCTCCCTGTGATATCTTATACTCCCTGAGGACCCCACTAATTACAATGTTTTTGACCTTAAGGGACGGGAAGGACTGGAATTTACCAAACATGAGTCAAGTCCGTCAACAGTACCTAACAGAAACACAGGGAAAAATCCAAGATTTCAGTTAAACCTGCCATTTCCTTTTGTGCTCTTGTCATTGTGCCAGCTTCAGCACTATCTCCAGGAAGTGTCCTTTAATGCATCTGGAGAGGAGGTGAACTTTGACCTGAAAGGAGACTCCATCCCCTCCTATGACCTGATGAACTGGCAGAGGAACCCTGATGGAAACCCCTGGTTCGTGAAGGTCGGCCTGTTTGACGGAACAAAGGATTCTGGGAAGGAGCTGGTGATCCAGGAGGAGGCAATAGTGTGGGCGGGGCATCAGAACCAGGCAAGCTGCTGTCACTGTGTTTACTCGCATCAGATGCCAGCTGGTCAAGTTCTGTACTGGCAGTTTGATATAAGTCTGAGCAAAAGTGTAGGTTTCTCTCTTTGGTGTTTCCTGACAGGATATCAAGTTTGTGTTTTGAACGTGAGTGAATAACTCACTTATTACTCATTAAATTACCACTAAGTAAGAAAGTTTAATTACATTGTGTTTCCAAAGATACAAAAACTAGTGAGTCACCTCAAATCACATAAACAACGTCTGTTGAACTTTCAGGCGCAGGGATCCTGTCCATGATTCTTTTATGGAGGTTAAAGCGTGTCCTATAGAAACAATGTCCATAGATTCCTCACACAGCGTGGTTGGTGTTGACCTGGTGTCCCTGTCCCAGGCagtggtgtctgtgtgcagcTCCAGCTGTGCTCCAGGATCCAGGAAGGCTGTCCGTCATGGGGAGCCTCTGTGCTGCTTTGACTGTGTACCATGTGACAGCGGCAAGATCAGTGATCAGACAGGTGAACCAGCAGGACTGATAGCTACTGTACAGTTTAGAGATCAAAGTTTTCATGAATTTATGAAATGATTGAAATTATTTTAGATTTCAGGAAGCATATTGTTTAtttctcattttctctttctctgtctctcgctctccctttaTATCCAACTCTCCAGATTCTATAGAGTGCACTGTTTGTCCTGAGGACTTCTGGTCGAACGACAATGGCACCAGGTGCATCCCCAAGACAGTGGAGTTCCTGTCCCACGACGCCATGGGCTTGTCCCTGACGGTGATCGCCGTAGTGGGAGCTTGTCTGACCATAGCTGTCCTGGGGGTCTTCCTCCACAACATAAACACCCCCATCGTCCGTATCAACAACTCAGAGTTGAGTTTCTTCATCCTGatctccctgactctctgcttcctgtgtgcgCTGGTCTTTGTGGGGGAGCCCACTTCCTGGTCCTGCATGCTGCGTCACACGGCCTTCAGCATCACCTTCTCCCTCTGCATCTCCTGCATCCTGGGCAAGACCCTGGTGGTCCTGGCTGCCTTCACCTCCACCAGGCCCGGGAACAACATCATGAGGTGGCTGGGGCCCAGGCAGCAGAGGGTCATCATCTTCAGCTGCACCCTGGTCCAGGTGATCATCTGTACAGCCTGGCTCACAGacgcccctcccttcccctccaggAACTCCCAGTACCAAAGCTCCAAGATCATTCTAGAATGCAGCGTGGGTTCCAGCCTGGCGTTCTGGTGCGTTCTGGGATACATCAGCCTCCTGGCCTGCCTGTGCTTCGTCTTGGCCTTCCTGGCCCGCAAGTTGCCCGGCAACTTCAACGAGGCGAAGTTCATCACCTTCAGCATGCTGATCTTCTGCGCCGTGTGGGTGTCGTTCATCCCGGCGTACGTCAGCTCTCCCGGGAAGTACACCGACGCAGTGGAGACCTTTGCCATCCTGGCCTCCAGTTACGGCCTGCTCTTCTGCCTGTTCgctcccaagtgtttcatcatCCTCCTGAGGCCTGAGCAGAACACCAAACAGCATCTCATGGGGAAGAAATAAAACACAACTTTCCTGTTAGCTAGTTTATAAAGAATaatttatattaaatatttagaTATAAAATCATTTGCAACTTATTATTTGGTTTCCTTGGTTTCTGATCGCTCACTACTTAGTTACTGAATGAGAAACACATGACAaactcaacaaaaacaataataaacatAACAACCATCATATTTCCGGAAACCAGTGACCATCATTATGGTACATTGTCAGGTCGTCTGTTGTTCAGTTTTAAACTCTGGGGGATCACGTATCCTAACAACAGCACGTGTCCAGTAAAGTAGCAACCAATCTCCTTCCTTCGGCGGTAATGAGATGCAGAAAGCACAATTGGATCTATAAAGCCTCTCAGGACTTTCCGTGTGTCAGTtggggggtgaggtgtgtgtgaggcgtgtgtgaggATGACTCTCCTCTTAGTGTGGTGTCTCCTGGCCCCCTGCCTGGTCTCCTTCCTCACCCAAACGTCTGCCTCTCCCCCGTTCCCCACGGCCTCTCCCCCGGCCTCGGCCCCAGCCTCTGTGTGCTCTCTGCAGAATGACTTTGCGCCAGGGTTTGTGGCTGAGGGAGACTTTGTGATTGGAGGGATCTTTCCCCTGCACTACAACCAGGAGATGCCTGGCCTTAACTACACCTACAAACCTGCAGCCATCAGGTGTAACGGGTGAGTGGGGAGGCTGGGTGAGTCTGCAGCCTGGGCTCCCTTGCTGAGGGAAGCTGGGAACGACACAGAGCTTTCT encodes:
- the LOC124489206 gene encoding extracellular calcium-sensing receptor isoform X1, whose amino-acid sequence is MCRKEWCFLCSLAVLSLSSASGSASGCEVLGKFNMQRLFKPGDITIGGIFPVSNKQEQSNISYMVKPPDVSCVGFDLRAFRWTQVMIFAIEEINEDNLLLPNISLGYRILDSCASPTNVLRAAVTLVSRSEDPGALCPPVAALIAESGSSQSLAVASTLGPFRVPTVSYFSTCACLSDREKYPTFFRTIPSDFYQAKALAALVRRFGWTWIGALHSDNDYGRNGVLAFTKEVQKQGVCIAFVGTVLRTYTRARILDVVDTIKQSMVKVILAFVPEGDLYPLMQEVVLQNITGIQWIASEAWITAARPSTPEIYRSFGGTIGFVVRKAAIPRFEPFLRGISPYVDSSAGFIRDFWEIMAGCRPLAPGKVQAAGAGARDVKWCSGTETLAGSSNVFFNVSQLRVAYNVYNAVYAIAHALHNLIFCQAYGESPVIPCVNVSQIQPKQVSDQLQKVKLTNPFGEAVFFDKNGDPPPSYDIINWQLTEGQVDHVTVGHFGSASDGSYKLSIQEEDIVWGTGHMIPTAACSAVCPPGTRKAQVKGRPVCCFDCIPCPEGTIANSTGAVDCDPCPREYWSNKRRDNCIQKTIEFLSYSEPMGIALTVISLLGACLSLATMSVYIHYRDTPVIKASNFELSSLLLFSLFMCFLCPLPFLGKPTTLTCMLRHTAFGVTFALCISCILGKTIIVVTAFRATLPGSNMAGKFGPAQQRVIVCSCTFVQIFICVLWLNLNPPFADKVFRYSNKKIVLECNPGSEVAFYAVLGYIGFLAGTCLVLAFLARKLPDNFNEAKFITFSMLIFCAVWITFIPSYVSSPGKVTVAVEIFAILSSAFGLLICIFAPKCYIIFMKPEHNTKKHVMRKNPPRKVIYSSK
- the LOC124489206 gene encoding extracellular calcium-sensing receptor isoform X2, with protein sequence MVKPPDVSCVGFDLRAFRWTQVMIFAIEEINEDNLLLPNISLGYRILDSCASPTNVLRAAVTLVSRSEDPGALCPPVAALIAESGSSQSLAVASTLGPFRVPTVSYFSTCACLSDREKYPTFFRTIPSDFYQAKALAALVRRFGWTWIGALHSDNDYGRNGVLAFTKEVQKQGVCIAFVGTVLRTYTRARILDVVDTIKQSMVKVILAFVPEGDLYPLMQEVVLQNITGIQWIASEAWITAARPSTPEIYRSFGGTIGFVVRKAAIPRFEPFLRGISPYVDSSAGFIRDFWEIMAGCRPLAPGKVQAAGAGARDVKWCSGTETLAGSSNVFFNVSQLRVAYNVYNAVYAIAHALHNLIFCQAYGESPVIPCVNVSQIQPKQVSDQLQKVKLTNPFGEAVFFDKNGDPPPSYDIINWQLTEGQVDHVTVGHFGSASDGSYKLSIQEEDIVWGTGHMIPTAACSAVCPPGTRKAQVKGRPVCCFDCIPCPEGTIANSTGAVDCDPCPREYWSNKRRDNCIQKTIEFLSYSEPMGIALTVISLLGACLSLATMSVYIHYRDTPVIKASNFELSSLLLFSLFMCFLCPLPFLGKPTTLTCMLRHTAFGVTFALCISCILGKTIIVVTAFRATLPGSNMAGKFGPAQQRVIVCSCTFVQIFICVLWLNLNPPFADKVFRYSNKKIVLECNPGSEVAFYAVLGYIGFLAGTCLVLAFLARKLPDNFNEAKFITFSMLIFCAVWITFIPSYVSSPGKVTVAVEIFAILSSAFGLLICIFAPKCYIIFMKPEHNTKKHVMRKNPPRKVIYSSK
- the LOC124489211 gene encoding extracellular calcium-sensing receptor-like, producing MASRSSTTQPSTPPPCSTHGAFQLPGFQAAGHFMIGGIFPLHYRVELPITNYTSVPKKALCHGFDPRAFRWAQTLRLAVEQINQNQEFLPNHTLGYKIFDSCATPITALRAALSSLNGPGEENSPLCSGTGRLVALVGESGSSQSIVVSRTLQPFRIPMISYFSTCSCLSNRKEFPTFFRVVPNDDYQVKALARLLQQFGWRWIGVVLEDHDYGRFALQGLRREIQGTDVCLAYSEMIPKDYSRERVLQILEVMRTSSARVVVVFSGEGELYPFLQEFEKQKIPGLQWVASEAWVSAKVLAEAFPFLDGTVGFAVREGRVPGLGEFVRKVNPQTPLPPSTAPLPLCTGKEVLLEQQSAYMDFSGPRVSYNVYKAVYAIAHSLHNLLSCQPGAGPFLNQSCALSSNIDPWQLQHYLQEVSFNASGEEVNFDLKGDSIPSYDLMNWQRNPDGNPWFVKVGLFDGTKDSGKELVIQEEAIAVVSVCSSSCAPGSRKAVRHGEPLCCFDCVPCDSGKISDQTDSIECTVCPEDFWSNDNGTRCIPKTVEFLSHDAMGLSLTVIAVVGACLTIAVLGVFLHNINTPIVRINNSELSFFILISLTLCFLCALVFVGEPTSWSCMLRHTAFSITFSLCISCILGKTLVVLAAFTSTRPGNNIMRWLGPRQQRVIIFSCTLVQVIICTAWLTDAPPFPSRNSQYQSSKIILECSVGSSLAFWCVLGYISLLACLCFVLAFLARKLPGNFNEAKFITFSMLIFCAVWVSFIPAYVSSPGKYTDAVETFAILASSYGLLFCLFAPKCFIILLRPEQNTKQHLMGKK